A portion of the Esox lucius isolate fEsoLuc1 chromosome 20, fEsoLuc1.pri, whole genome shotgun sequence genome contains these proteins:
- the rab13 gene encoding ras-related protein Rab-13, translating into MAKKYDFLFKLLLIGDSGVGKTCLIIRFAEDNFNSTYISTIGIDFKVKTIDVEGKKVKLQVWDTAGQERFKTITTAYYRGAMGIILVYDITDEKSYENIQNWMKSIKENASAGVSRMLLANKCDIEAKRKVSKEMGEKLAKDHGIRFFETSAKASINVDESFMALTRDILLKSSKKPGPTGREVKITNAEKKSSKCLLL; encoded by the exons ATGGCGAAGAAGTACGACTTCCTTTTCAAGTTGCTACTCATTGGAGATAGTGGAGTTGGCAAAACATGTCTGATTATTCGATTTGCTGAGGATAACTTCAACTCAACCTACATATCAACCATCG GGATCGACTTTAAAGTGAAGACGATAGATGTAGAGGGAAAGAAAGTCAAGCTGCAAGTCTG GGACACAGCAGGACAGGAGAGGTTTAAGACCATCACTACAGCCTACTACAGAGGAGCTATG GGGATAATCCTGGTGTATGACATCACTGATGAGAAGTCCTATGAGAACATTCAGAACTGGATGAAGAGTATCAAGGAG AATGCTTCAGCAGGGGTCAGCCGGATGTTGCTCGCTAACAAGTGTGACATTGAGGCTAAGAGAAAGGTATCAAAGGAGATGGGGGAAAAG TTGGCAAAAGATCATGGGATCAGATTTTTTGAGACCAGTGCAAAGGCCAGTATCAACGTTGATGAA TCTTTTATGGCTTTGACTCGAGACATTCTACTGAAGTCCAGCAAGAAGCCGGGCCCCACAGGTCGTGAGGTCAAAATCACCAATGCTGAGAAGAAGTCCTCCAAATGTCTGCTGCTGTAA
- the rps27.2 gene encoding 40S ribosomal protein S27.2, translating to MTTGKHFRPLQFSPVHILKVNFRWDLLFGDRYELANMPLAKDLLHPSSEEEKRSHKKKRLVQSPNSYFMDVKCPGCYKITTVFSHAQTVVLCVGCSTVLCQPTGGKARLTEGCSFRRKQH from the exons ATGACAACAG GGAAACACTTCCGGCCCCTGCAATTCAGCCCCGTTCATATATTAAAAGTCAACTTCCGGTGGGACCTTCTTTTCGGCGATCGCTACGAACTCGCCAACATGCCA CTCGCAAAGGACCTGTTGCACCCATCctcagaggaggagaagaggagtcACAAGAAGAAGCGTCTTGTACAAAGCCCTAATTCCTATTTCATGGATGTCAAATGTCCAG GATGCTATAAGATAACGACAGTTTTCAGTCACGCCCAGACAGTCGTGCTGTGTGTTGGATGCTCCACAGTCCTGTGTCAACCTACGGGGGGGAAAGCACGCCTCACAGAAG GATGCTCATTCAGGAGAAAACAGCACTAG